The proteins below are encoded in one region of Populus alba chromosome 2, ASM523922v2, whole genome shotgun sequence:
- the LOC118063500 gene encoding homeobox-leucine zipper protein ATHB-12 — translation MFDGGEYSPSATEPFSCTNGVTTSRKKKNKNKRRFSDEQIKSLESMFESETRLEPRKKMQLAKELGLQPRQVAIWFQNKRARWKSKQLERDFSILRANYNSLASRFETLKKEKQALVIQLQKINDLMKKPGEEGECCGQGPAVNSIEGKSENADTTMGESETNPRLSIERPEHGLGVLSDEDSSIKAEYFELEEEPNLISMVEPADGSLTSQEDWGSLDSDGLFDQSSSDYQWWDFWA, via the exons ATGTTTGATGGAGGAGAGTATTCACCTTCGGCGACAGAGCCTTTTAGCTGCACGAACGGTGTCACAACCTccagaaagaagaagaacaagaacaaaaggAGGTTTAGTGATGAGCAGATTAAATCGTTGGAGTCTATGTTTGAATCAGAAACAAGGCTTGAGCCTCGAAAGAAGATGCAGCTGGCAAAAGAGCTTGGATTGCAACCACGACAGGTTGCAATATGGTTTCAGAATAAGAGAGCTAGATGGAAGTCTAAGCAGCTTGAAAGAGACTTCAGCATACTACGAGCCAATTACAATAGCTTGGCTTCCAGGTTTGAGACTCTGAAGAAAGAGAAGCAAGCTTTGGTAATACAG TTACAGAAGATTAATGATTTGatgaagaagccaggagaggaAGGAGAGTGTTGTGGCCAAGGACCAGCTGTGAACAGTATCGAAGGCAAATCAGAGAATGCAGACACAACTATGGGTGAATCAGAAACGAATCCTAGATTGTCAATTGAAAGACCAGAACATGGATTAGGAGTCCTCTCAGATGAAGATAGCAGCATAAAAGCAGAGTATTTTGAACTCGAAGAAGAACCGAACCTAATTAGTATGGTGGAACCCGCTGATGGATCATTGACATCACAAGAAGATTGGGGGAGTTTAGACTCTGATGGCCTCTTCGATCAATCAAGCAGTGATTATCAGTGGTGGGATTTCTGGGCTTGA
- the LOC118063503 gene encoding auxin-responsive protein SAUR32, with protein sequence MIMGGGEKSLKNFHLHLPNLHHHHHKKQARDVPKGCLAIKVGQGEEQQRFVVPVIYFNHPLFIQLLKEAEEEYGFDQKGTITIPCHVEEFRYVQGMIDKEKSIHHHHVGCFRV encoded by the coding sequence ATGATTATGGGTGGTGGAGAAAAGAGCCTAAAGAACTTCCACCTCCACCTGCCTAAtcttcatcatcaccatcacaAGAAGCAGGCGAGAGATGTTCCGAAAGGGTGTCTGGCAATCAAGGTGGGCCAGGGAGAGGAGCAACAGAGATTTGTGGTGCCTGTCATATACTTCAATCACCCACTGTTCATACAGTTATTGAAGGAAGCAGAAGAAGAGTATGGTTTTGATCAAAAAGGCACCATCACTATCCCTTGTCATGTGGAGGAGTTTAGGTACGTCCAAGGCATGATTGACAAGGAAAAGTCCATTCATCATCACCATGTTGGGTGTTTTAGggtttga